The proteins below come from a single Streptomyces tubercidicus genomic window:
- a CDS encoding AAA family ATPase — protein sequence MSDWLIYRGAGAPHDGIEHLPPPPPWRDFDGGPLVAPPAALDPSSERRLGVQHREASHHRPGETERELVNAALYLRRPLLVTGAPGSGKSTLAHSVAYELGLGRVLGWPVVSRSTLRDGLYDYDAIGRLQDLQIARAAPAAEESGAAAGPDPADEPGGGIGRYIRLGPLGTALLPAARPRVLLVDELDKSDIDLPNDLLNVLEEGEFRIPELERLAGSAPEVEVLSDDGARVTVRDGRVRCHAFPFIVLTSNGERDFPAPLLRRCIHLHIPAPDKERLAAMVRAHFGEGAAERHEAVIDRFLDREPGDVRAVDQLFNAIHLTQRAGWTDEDEEETRRRLTAELMRPLDRTR from the coding sequence GTGAGCGACTGGCTCATCTACCGTGGCGCGGGGGCACCGCACGACGGAATTGAGCATCTTCCGCCGCCGCCCCCCTGGCGCGATTTCGACGGCGGTCCCCTCGTGGCGCCGCCGGCCGCCCTCGACCCGTCCTCCGAGCGCAGGCTCGGTGTGCAGCACCGGGAAGCCAGCCACCACCGCCCCGGCGAGACCGAGCGCGAGCTGGTCAACGCCGCCCTCTATCTGCGCCGCCCGCTGCTGGTGACCGGCGCACCGGGCAGCGGCAAGAGCACCCTGGCCCATTCGGTGGCCTACGAACTCGGCCTCGGCCGGGTCCTCGGCTGGCCGGTCGTCAGCCGCAGCACACTCCGTGACGGTCTGTACGACTACGACGCCATCGGCCGCCTCCAGGACCTCCAGATCGCCCGCGCCGCCCCGGCCGCCGAGGAGAGCGGGGCGGCGGCCGGCCCGGATCCGGCCGACGAGCCCGGCGGCGGCATCGGCCGCTATATCCGCCTCGGCCCGCTGGGCACGGCCCTGCTGCCGGCCGCCCGGCCCCGGGTGCTGCTCGTCGACGAGCTCGACAAGAGCGATATCGATCTGCCCAATGACCTCCTCAATGTGCTGGAGGAAGGGGAGTTCCGGATTCCGGAGCTGGAGCGGCTGGCCGGATCGGCCCCCGAGGTGGAGGTGCTCAGCGACGACGGCGCGCGGGTGACGGTGCGCGACGGCCGGGTGCGCTGCCATGCCTTCCCCTTCATCGTCCTCACCAGCAACGGCGAACGGGACTTCCCGGCGCCCCTGTTGCGCCGCTGCATCCACCTCCACATCCCGGCGCCCGACAAGGAGCGGCTCGCCGCCATGGTGCGGGCACACTTCGGCGAGGGGGCGGCGGAGCGCCACGAAGCGGTGATCGACCGCTTCCTGGACCGCGAGCCCGGCGATGTCCGCGCCGTCGACCAGCTCTTCAACGCCATCCACCTGACCCAGAGAGCGGGCTGGACGGACGAGGACGAGGAGGAGACGCGGCGGCGTCTGACGGCGGAGCTGATGCGGCCCCTTGACCGGACGAGGTGA
- a CDS encoding trypsin-like peptidase domain-containing protein has product MPTSEDRTAGRAHYTQLLDHAGRTTVALRPAPGTSGARPWGSGVLIAPGWVLTCAHVLAASDGRRRDLGPDGVLGVTFDGRVVPARLVYDLSRPGSDAGPAPDVGHAAARADLALVRLLDPETAHPCAWLSDQPATLLEDAYIFRGHDESPVDPFIAVRFGARDARGLQFGSDVRVTPGASGGPLLDCDRGEVVGIVKGRHQQDHVGLAVPVTALRGLGPEHLVEGAAGAEGLGPDPYHALMSLHDRWHWAGQELGRAAGPTWFDAQHTIMAGRGRLWGVQERLQALDLLARLPAPRDPLVVEAAVGEVLERGERPGAWLLRTWRDGHGALYQGSDPYTELRAFVHYLRIVAQRTADEVRDAPGDEAAGVREQAARLAEFVQAKAVVLQPQDRRRIGPVRRRPRSVLVEFEPLFYDEGGSELFNWSVSEGYGQGQWLRVDVQESAGGVPFEQAREQVLRRLGGRLLRADGDAGPGARVRLEIAVPEGRWDTAVGQWEVAASTRRTARLRPVGPGRAVILRDQGRREQVDPAWLRRWQGLAAARELEALRIPPRPGADAGTGSAEAIWRLLETAGDGALPALCHTVADGFGRDAVGVALDTGFPAGLWPARGHGEERDCDAGCEEFHRGVRELLQGSGGVTRLPELVRQLRAKATEAAEEGTHWARDLVLLYDDPEDPIPPLFTDRPQVSPR; this is encoded by the coding sequence ATGCCGACCTCCGAGGACCGGACCGCCGGCCGCGCCCACTACACACAGCTCCTCGACCACGCCGGACGCACCACCGTCGCCCTGCGCCCCGCACCGGGCACCTCCGGCGCCCGGCCGTGGGGCAGCGGGGTGCTGATCGCCCCGGGATGGGTGCTGACCTGCGCCCATGTGCTGGCGGCGAGCGACGGACGGCGACGCGACCTGGGCCCGGACGGGGTCCTCGGTGTCACCTTCGACGGCCGGGTGGTGCCCGCCCGGCTCGTCTATGACCTCAGCCGTCCCGGATCGGACGCCGGGCCCGCCCCGGACGTCGGGCACGCCGCGGCCCGCGCCGATCTCGCCCTGGTCCGGCTGCTCGACCCGGAGACCGCGCACCCCTGCGCCTGGCTCAGCGATCAGCCGGCGACGCTCCTGGAGGACGCCTACATCTTCCGCGGGCATGACGAGTCCCCCGTCGACCCCTTCATCGCCGTCCGCTTCGGTGCCCGCGACGCCCGGGGCCTCCAGTTCGGCAGCGATGTCCGGGTCACACCGGGGGCCTCCGGCGGGCCGCTGCTCGACTGTGACCGCGGCGAGGTGGTCGGCATTGTCAAGGGCCGCCACCAACAGGACCACGTCGGGCTGGCGGTGCCGGTCACGGCGCTGCGCGGGCTGGGGCCGGAACACCTGGTCGAGGGCGCCGCGGGTGCCGAGGGCCTGGGGCCCGACCCGTATCACGCGCTGATGAGCCTGCATGACCGCTGGCACTGGGCCGGTCAGGAGCTCGGCCGCGCCGCCGGGCCCACCTGGTTCGACGCCCAGCACACGATCATGGCGGGCCGGGGCCGGCTGTGGGGCGTACAGGAGCGGCTGCAGGCGCTGGACCTGCTCGCCCGGCTGCCCGCACCGCGCGATCCACTGGTGGTGGAGGCCGCAGTCGGCGAGGTGCTGGAGCGCGGCGAGCGGCCCGGAGCCTGGCTGCTGCGTACCTGGCGGGACGGCCATGGCGCCCTCTACCAGGGCAGCGACCCGTACACGGAGCTGCGCGCCTTTGTGCACTATCTACGGATCGTGGCGCAGCGGACCGCCGACGAGGTGCGCGACGCACCGGGCGACGAGGCCGCCGGGGTACGCGAACAGGCCGCCAGGCTCGCGGAGTTCGTGCAGGCCAAGGCGGTGGTGCTGCAGCCGCAGGACCGCCGGAGGATAGGGCCGGTACGCCGTCGGCCGCGCTCCGTGCTCGTCGAGTTCGAGCCGCTCTTCTATGACGAGGGCGGCTCGGAGCTGTTCAACTGGTCGGTCAGCGAGGGCTACGGCCAGGGGCAGTGGCTGCGGGTGGACGTCCAGGAGTCGGCCGGCGGGGTGCCGTTCGAGCAGGCGCGGGAACAGGTGCTGCGGCGGCTCGGCGGGCGGCTGCTGCGGGCCGACGGCGACGCCGGGCCGGGCGCCCGGGTACGCCTGGAGATCGCCGTCCCCGAAGGGCGCTGGGACACCGCGGTGGGCCAGTGGGAGGTGGCCGCCTCGACCCGGCGGACCGCCCGGCTGCGGCCGGTGGGCCCCGGGCGGGCGGTGATCCTGCGCGACCAGGGGCGGCGCGAACAGGTCGACCCGGCCTGGCTGCGCCGCTGGCAGGGCCTGGCCGCCGCCCGGGAGCTGGAGGCCCTGCGCATCCCGCCGCGGCCCGGCGCCGACGCCGGGACCGGCTCCGCCGAGGCGATCTGGCGGCTGCTGGAGACGGCCGGTGACGGTGCGCTGCCGGCGCTGTGCCACACCGTCGCCGACGGGTTCGGCCGGGACGCGGTCGGCGTCGCCCTGGACACCGGTTTCCCGGCCGGGCTGTGGCCGGCCCGCGGGCACGGCGAGGAGCGGGACTGCGACGCGGGCTGCGAGGAGTTCCACCGCGGGGTGCGGGAGCTGCTCCAGGGTTCGGGTGGGGTGACCCGGCTCCCCGAACTGGTCCGGCAGCTGCGGGCCAAGGCCACGGAGGCCGCGGAGGAGGGCACACACTGGGCACGCGATCTGGTGCTCCTCTACGACGACCCGGAGGACCCGATTCCGCCGCTCTTCACGGACCGCCCCCAGGTGTCGCCGCGATGA
- a CDS encoding CU044_2847 family protein, with amino-acid sequence MQDRAQRIELPDGTEVWARVSRLDTPEPDGADDADGEFEDVGAWDALGARVEGLREVIGGVATSVRQATERVAPHETSVTFGVELSAKPGKAVALLADGEAKSNLSVTLTWRREDRTPTGGEPHGEPTADRRQNGAPTADRREPDDSSR; translated from the coding sequence ATGCAAGATCGCGCACAGCGCATCGAACTTCCCGACGGTACGGAAGTCTGGGCCCGGGTCTCCCGGCTCGACACCCCGGAGCCCGACGGGGCGGACGACGCGGACGGGGAGTTCGAGGACGTCGGCGCCTGGGACGCGCTCGGGGCCAGGGTCGAAGGGCTCCGCGAGGTGATCGGCGGCGTCGCCACCAGCGTCCGCCAGGCCACCGAGCGGGTCGCGCCGCACGAGACCAGTGTGACCTTCGGCGTGGAGCTGTCGGCCAAGCCGGGCAAGGCCGTCGCCCTGCTCGCGGACGGCGAGGCGAAGAGCAACCTCTCCGTCACCCTCACCTGGCGGCGCGAGGACCGGACGCCGACAGGGGGCGAGCCGCACGGGGAGCCCACGGCCGACCGCCGTCAGAACGGGGCGCCCACGGCCGACCGCCGGGAGCCGGACGATTCGAGCCGCTGA